From a region of the Pseudodesulfovibrio senegalensis genome:
- a CDS encoding DNA-directed RNA polymerase subunit alpha: MLIQNGDKLINARNWSELVKPENLVRDPKSSETYGKFVCEPLERGYGTTIGNAMRRTLLSSLQGCAIVAAQIEGVQHEFTTMEGVLEDMTEVVLNLKSVRLAMTTDEAQTLVLEADKQGAVTAAKIKENQNVKVLNPEQHIATLTEDRPLRMELEIRMGKGYMPAEMHEGLADEIGLVTMDASFSPIRKVAYTVEQARVGQMTNYDKLILEVWTDGSVTPEDACAYSAKILKEQLSVFINFDEMTSETQESEEDKIDLNPNLFKSIDELELSVRATNCLKAANIQLVGELVQRTEAQMLKTKNFGRKSLDEIRRVLDSMTLKFGMVLEDFDKKYQEWLKRKEKNEA, translated from the coding sequence ATGCTTATTCAGAACGGCGACAAGCTTATCAACGCCCGCAACTGGTCCGAACTCGTCAAGCCCGAGAACCTCGTCCGCGACCCCAAGTCTTCCGAGACTTACGGAAAGTTCGTGTGCGAACCTCTGGAGCGCGGCTACGGAACGACCATTGGCAATGCCATGCGGAGAACCCTGCTTTCATCCCTTCAGGGCTGTGCCATCGTGGCAGCTCAGATTGAAGGCGTGCAGCACGAGTTCACCACCATGGAGGGTGTGCTGGAGGACATGACCGAGGTTGTCCTCAACCTCAAATCCGTTCGGCTGGCCATGACCACGGACGAAGCCCAAACCCTGGTTCTCGAAGCCGACAAACAGGGTGCGGTCACCGCCGCCAAGATCAAGGAAAACCAGAACGTCAAGGTTCTGAACCCCGAGCAGCACATCGCCACCCTGACCGAGGACCGCCCCCTGAGGATGGAACTGGAAATTCGCATGGGCAAGGGTTACATGCCCGCGGAAATGCATGAGGGTCTCGCCGATGAAATCGGCCTGGTCACCATGGATGCCAGCTTTTCCCCCATCCGCAAGGTGGCCTACACTGTCGAGCAGGCTCGCGTCGGTCAGATGACCAACTACGACAAGCTCATTCTCGAAGTCTGGACAGACGGCTCCGTTACCCCGGAAGACGCCTGCGCCTACAGTGCCAAGATTCTCAAGGAACAACTCTCCGTGTTCATCAATTTCGATGAAATGACCTCGGAGACCCAGGAGAGCGAGGAAGACAAGATCGACCTCAATCCGAATTTGTTCAAGAGCATCGACGAACTGGAGCTTTCCGTTCGTGCCACCAACTGCCTCAAGGCCGCCAACATTCAGCTTGTGGGCGAACTTGTGCAGCGTACCGAGGCGCAGATGCTCAAGACCAAGAACTTCGGCCGTAAATCTCTCGACGAGATTCGCCGGGTTCTGGACAGCATGACGCTGAAATTCGGCATGGTGCTTGAGGATTTTGACAAAAAATATCAGGAATGGCTGAAGAGGAAAGAGAAAAATGAGGCATAG
- the rplQ gene encoding 50S ribosomal protein L17 produces the protein MRHRKSGRKLNRSSSHRKALFRNMAKALLTYESIRTTEAKAKELRKVIDRLITLALKNDLHARRQAYKVLNSHQMVQRLFDEIGPRFNGGGGYTRIIKLSSPRKGDCAPMVIIELTKLAGAAPAPAEEPKAEEKPAPKKKAAPKKKAAPKKAEKPAEPKAEKTEEKAEADSKED, from the coding sequence ATGAGGCATAGGAAGTCCGGAAGGAAGCTCAATCGAAGCTCGTCCCACCGCAAGGCCCTGTTCCGCAACATGGCCAAGGCTCTGCTGACCTACGAATCCATTCGTACCACCGAAGCCAAGGCTAAGGAACTGCGCAAGGTTATCGATCGCCTGATCACTCTGGCTCTCAAGAATGACCTGCATGCCCGTCGTCAGGCGTACAAGGTGCTGAACAGCCACCAGATGGTCCAGCGCCTGTTTGACGAAATCGGCCCCCGTTTCAACGGCGGTGGCGGTTATACCCGTATCATCAAGCTGTCTTCGCCCCGCAAGGGCGACTGCGCGCCCATGGTCATCATTGAATTGACCAAGCTCGCAGGCGCTGCTCCGGCCCCGGCCGAAGAGCCCAAGGCAGAGGAAAAGCCGGCTCCCAAGAAGAAGGCTGCTCCGAAAAAGAAGGCCGCTCCGAAAAAGGCTGAAAAGCCTGCGGAGCCCAAGGCCGAAAAAACCGAGGAAAAGGCTGAGGCCGATTCCAAGGAAGATTAG
- a CDS encoding selenium metabolism-associated LysR family transcriptional regulator produces MDMRKLEAFCRVYEQRSFSKAAKVLFLSQPTVSSHISSLEEELGILLFDRLGRSILPTEAAEILYGSAHSVFERLEDAKIRIQLLQDKVVGDLHLGGSTIPATYFLPQIMGAFATAYPDVTFHVEVGDCKSITDRVVCGELLLGVVGAQPHAPELESELVLEDDVVLVAHADLARRLSGHAVSIRDLSQLPWIIRGKGSGTREAFECAVEPFGILPHMDVRACVDNTATAMECVLAGMGVTVTSKTVARRYRGRSGLVVLDVPDLALKREFYLTYRKDRRLFPAAEAFMRFFREHGADLLAEDT; encoded by the coding sequence ATGGATATGAGGAAGCTCGAAGCTTTTTGCCGGGTCTATGAACAGCGCAGCTTTTCCAAGGCCGCCAAGGTGTTGTTTTTATCCCAACCCACAGTCAGTTCGCACATATCCTCTCTTGAGGAAGAACTGGGAATCCTGTTGTTCGACCGCCTGGGGCGTTCCATTCTTCCCACCGAAGCGGCCGAGATTCTTTACGGCAGCGCCCATTCCGTGTTCGAGCGCCTTGAAGACGCCAAAATCAGAATTCAGCTCCTTCAGGACAAGGTTGTCGGGGATCTGCACCTCGGTGGCAGCACTATTCCGGCCACGTATTTCCTGCCGCAGATCATGGGCGCATTTGCCACCGCGTATCCGGATGTAACCTTTCATGTCGAGGTGGGCGATTGCAAATCCATCACCGACCGGGTTGTTTGCGGCGAACTGTTGCTTGGCGTGGTGGGCGCGCAGCCTCATGCGCCGGAGCTTGAGTCCGAGCTTGTTTTGGAAGACGATGTTGTCTTGGTGGCGCATGCCGACCTTGCGCGGCGGCTTTCCGGCCATGCCGTGAGTATCCGTGATCTTTCGCAGTTGCCGTGGATCATTCGCGGCAAGGGTTCAGGTACGCGCGAGGCCTTTGAATGCGCGGTGGAGCCGTTCGGCATCCTGCCCCACATGGATGTTCGCGCCTGTGTGGACAACACGGCCACGGCCATGGAATGCGTGTTGGCGGGCATGGGTGTGACGGTCACCTCAAAGACCGTTGCCCGCCGCTACAGAGGACGTTCCGGCCTTGTGGTGTTGGATGTGCCGGACCTTGCTCTCAAGCGCGAATTTTATCTGACCTACCGCAAGGACCGCCGTCTGTTCCCTGCAGCCGAGGCATTCATGCGCTTTTTCCGCGAGCATGGTGCCGACCTGCTTGCGGAAGACACGTGA
- the pyk gene encoding pyruvate kinase, giving the protein MKTTIIATLGPASREPATMEAMVREGVRVFRLNFSHGDAASFADAVRDIRAISARLDIVLTVLADLSGPKIRVGELDHSPAHVVRGQEVLLGPVERRPAHDLDALFLPFDHPVILSELKEGDAVHLSDGMLRFTVVRCVEPGAVFALRAINGGLLTSHKGIAFPGKFISIPALTDKDRIDLVEALDLGVDAVAMSFVQSGRDILDLRDAMEKDGRVLPIIAKMEQRAAYDNLQAVLEAADCLMVARGDLGVQCPLPELPIMQKTIIDACRAKDKPVIVATQMLISMVDNPAPTRPETTDVANAILDGADAVMLSEETAIGKHPVEVVEYMASIAQQAEAYGLKKNGGPLSPEGREDPERTLAYCACLLADQTDSTALVCHTRSGTTALRVSGRRPVQPIYALSPNTGSLHMLNLSWGVIPRLVDRKHTSHLRRCEAFVQACADFAPGQSVVITAGQKTPGRMDLHTNEVKVYYKG; this is encoded by the coding sequence ATGAAAACCACGATCATAGCCACACTCGGCCCGGCATCGCGCGAACCCGCCACCATGGAAGCCATGGTCCGCGAAGGCGTGCGCGTGTTTCGTCTCAACTTTTCCCATGGCGACGCCGCTTCATTCGCTGACGCGGTGCGCGACATCCGCGCCATCTCGGCGCGATTGGACATCGTGCTGACGGTTCTGGCCGATCTCAGCGGCCCCAAGATACGTGTCGGCGAACTTGACCATTCCCCTGCACATGTCGTTCGCGGGCAGGAGGTTCTGCTTGGCCCAGTTGAACGCCGCCCGGCGCATGACCTGGACGCATTGTTCCTGCCCTTTGACCATCCCGTGATCCTTTCCGAGCTTAAGGAAGGGGATGCCGTGCATCTGAGTGACGGCATGCTTCGTTTTACGGTAGTTCGTTGCGTGGAGCCGGGAGCCGTGTTCGCGCTCAGGGCCATCAATGGAGGACTGCTGACCTCGCACAAGGGAATCGCCTTTCCGGGCAAGTTCATCTCCATCCCCGCGCTTACGGACAAGGACAGGATCGATCTTGTCGAGGCGCTTGATCTGGGCGTTGATGCCGTGGCCATGTCGTTCGTGCAGTCAGGGCGCGATATTCTCGATTTGCGCGATGCAATGGAAAAGGACGGCCGTGTGCTGCCCATCATCGCAAAAATGGAGCAGCGGGCCGCTTACGACAATCTGCAGGCCGTTCTGGAGGCCGCCGACTGTCTCATGGTTGCCCGGGGTGATCTGGGCGTGCAATGCCCCCTGCCGGAGCTGCCCATCATGCAGAAGACCATCATCGATGCCTGCCGCGCCAAGGACAAGCCGGTCATCGTGGCCACGCAGATGCTTATTTCCATGGTTGACAATCCTGCTCCCACCCGGCCGGAAACCACGGATGTGGCCAACGCCATATTGGACGGGGCGGACGCGGTCATGCTTTCCGAGGAAACGGCCATCGGCAAGCATCCGGTGGAAGTGGTGGAATACATGGCCAGCATCGCCCAGCAGGCCGAGGCATATGGGTTGAAGAAGAACGGCGGCCCGCTTTCGCCCGAGGGCCGGGAAGATCCGGAACGGACCCTGGCCTATTGCGCCTGCCTGTTGGCGGACCAGACCGATTCGACCGCACTGGTTTGCCACACCCGCTCGGGAACCACGGCCTTGCGAGTCAGCGGGCGGCGGCCCGTGCAACCCATTTACGCGCTTTCTCCAAACACCGGCTCGCTGCACATGCTGAATCTGAGCTGGGGCGTGATTCCCCGTCTTGTGGACAGGAAGCATACCAGCCATTTGCGGCGCTGCGAGGCGTTCGTGCAGGCGTGCGCGGATTTTGCGCCGGGGCAGAGCGTGGTCATCACCGCCGGACAAAAAACGCCCGGTCGCATGGACCTGCACACCAACGAGGTCAAGGTCTACTACAAGGGCTAG
- a CDS encoding menaquinone biosynthetic enzyme MqnA/MqnD family protein: MIALGKIGYLNVLPIYHPLETGILPNDFHIVSGPPARLNVLMDKGELDISAASSVEYARHPEKYHLLPNIAIGSRGPVQSVLLLSRVPVRELAGQTILVSAQTHTSAALLRVLMKQWNISVEYRTGDATRTLADGQRPAAILCIGDEALNLRHHADYPVRVDLGEAWRDQTGLPFIFGVWIVQRTAVATNPHKAIEGCATMLRAKQWGQDHIDELCVLAAQSSMLDNAQMCSYFDGLVYDLGPEQQEGLKLFYRYLYECDEIPAVPELDFLQIQDRVPA; the protein is encoded by the coding sequence ATGATCGCACTTGGAAAAATCGGCTACCTGAACGTGCTGCCCATCTACCATCCGCTGGAAACCGGGATACTGCCCAACGATTTCCACATCGTTTCCGGACCGCCCGCCCGACTGAACGTGCTCATGGACAAAGGCGAGCTGGACATTTCCGCGGCATCGAGCGTGGAATACGCACGCCACCCGGAAAAATACCACCTGCTGCCAAACATCGCCATCGGCAGCCGCGGCCCGGTGCAGAGCGTACTGTTGCTGAGCCGCGTCCCGGTGCGCGAACTGGCCGGCCAGACCATTCTGGTCAGCGCCCAGACCCATACGTCTGCGGCCCTGCTGCGCGTGCTCATGAAGCAGTGGAACATTTCCGTGGAATACCGGACCGGCGATGCCACCCGGACGCTTGCCGACGGCCAGCGCCCCGCCGCCATCCTGTGCATCGGGGACGAGGCCCTGAACCTGCGCCACCATGCCGACTATCCGGTGCGTGTGGACCTTGGCGAGGCATGGCGCGACCAGACCGGCCTGCCCTTCATCTTCGGTGTCTGGATTGTGCAGCGCACGGCCGTGGCCACGAATCCGCACAAGGCCATCGAGGGCTGCGCCACCATGCTGCGGGCAAAACAATGGGGGCAGGACCACATTGATGAACTCTGCGTGCTGGCCGCACAATCAAGCATGCTGGACAACGCGCAGATGTGCTCCTACTTCGACGGGCTGGTCTACGACCTCGGCCCCGAGCAGCAGGAAGGCCTGAAGCTCTTCTACCGCTACCTGTACGAATGCGACGAAATCCCGGCCGTGCCCGAACTGGATTTTTTGCAAATCCAGGACCGCGTCCCGGCGTGA
- the mqnC gene encoding cyclic dehypoxanthinyl futalosine synthase: protein MNTIYDKVLHGERIDFDEARTLYLEADFHELGFLAHAVRMAKHPEPMVTYVSDRNINYSNICVCGCKFCAFYRAPEQDGGYVLGHEQIGQKIEETLELGGTQILMQGGHHPDLPLSWYEDMLRYIKDNHTVHVHAFSPPEIVYFSELNNISVAEVIRRLHAAGLDSIPGGGAEILVDAVRSEVAPNKCPAGQWLGVMEEAHKQGLRTTATMMFGHVETPEQRLEHLFAVRESQDRTGGYTAFIPWTFQPDHTALPHCRKLTSVEYLRTLAISRIVLDNVDNIQVSWVTMGPGIAQMALHFGGNDFGSTMIEENVVKAAGVSFRLSAAEIHRLVKDAGYTPKQRTMDYTLLEKQS from the coding sequence ATGAACACCATATACGACAAGGTTCTCCACGGAGAACGCATCGACTTTGACGAGGCGCGCACGCTATACCTCGAAGCGGACTTTCACGAGCTCGGATTTCTGGCCCATGCCGTGCGCATGGCCAAGCACCCCGAGCCGATGGTCACCTATGTGTCCGACCGCAACATCAACTATTCCAACATCTGCGTGTGCGGCTGCAAGTTCTGCGCGTTCTACCGCGCGCCCGAACAGGACGGCGGCTACGTGCTCGGCCATGAGCAAATCGGGCAAAAGATCGAGGAAACCCTTGAACTGGGCGGCACCCAGATTCTCATGCAGGGCGGGCACCACCCGGACCTGCCCCTGTCCTGGTACGAGGACATGCTGCGCTACATCAAGGACAACCACACGGTGCACGTGCACGCCTTTTCCCCGCCGGAGATCGTCTATTTCAGCGAACTGAACAACATCAGCGTGGCCGAAGTCATCCGCAGGCTGCATGCGGCCGGGCTGGATTCCATTCCGGGCGGGGGCGCGGAAATCCTCGTGGACGCTGTCCGTTCAGAGGTGGCGCCCAACAAATGCCCGGCCGGGCAATGGCTCGGGGTCATGGAAGAAGCGCACAAACAGGGCCTGCGCACCACGGCCACCATGATGTTCGGCCATGTGGAAACCCCGGAACAGCGGCTGGAGCATCTTTTTGCGGTGCGCGAAAGCCAGGACAGGACCGGCGGGTACACCGCGTTCATTCCATGGACCTTCCAGCCCGACCACACGGCTCTGCCCCACTGCCGCAAGCTCACCAGCGTGGAATATCTGCGCACGCTTGCGATCTCGCGCATCGTGCTGGACAACGTGGACAACATCCAGGTGTCGTGGGTGACCATGGGACCGGGTATCGCGCAGATGGCCCTGCATTTCGGGGGCAACGACTTCGGCTCCACCATGATCGAGGAAAACGTGGTCAAGGCCGCAGGCGTGTCCTTCCGGCTTTCCGCCGCGGAAATTCATCGGCTGGTCAAGGACGCGGGCTATACCCCCAAGCAGCGGACCATGGACTATACCTTGCTGGAAAAACAGTCATGA
- the mqnE gene encoding aminofutalosine synthase MqnE, translating to MIEFFIKNNFYANLGLGDVQEKVMEGKRLSREDGLRLFECDEPLAVGTLAHHVRTRMHGRKTYHVVNQHINYTNVCVNGCVFCAYQREDESRTGAFTLSMADVAAKLDANAAEPNEIHIVGGCHPTLPLSYYEELLALVRERLPHTVIKSFTVTEIAHFASLAKLSTAEVLTRLRTAGLDMLTGGGAEIFDPEIRQQICPRKIDADEWLRIHGEAHAMGIRTNCTMLYGHLESREHRVDHLIRLREQQDASGGFTCFIPLPFLTENSKLKVPSPLTGLEQLRTIAISRLMLDNISHIKSYWIMLGVKVAQAALKFGADDFDGTVVEEKIGHEAGADSAQSMSVQELEGMIRGCGMEPVRRDAQFNEV from the coding sequence ATGATTGAATTCTTCATCAAAAACAACTTTTACGCCAACCTCGGACTCGGGGATGTGCAGGAAAAAGTCATGGAAGGGAAACGCCTGAGCCGTGAAGACGGCTTACGCCTGTTTGAATGCGACGAGCCTTTGGCCGTGGGCACGCTTGCCCACCATGTGCGCACGCGCATGCACGGCCGCAAGACCTACCACGTGGTCAACCAGCACATCAACTACACCAACGTGTGCGTGAACGGCTGCGTGTTCTGCGCCTACCAGCGTGAGGACGAATCCCGCACCGGGGCCTTTACCCTGAGCATGGCAGACGTGGCCGCAAAGCTGGACGCCAACGCCGCAGAACCCAACGAAATCCACATCGTGGGTGGTTGTCATCCGACCCTGCCCCTTTCCTACTACGAGGAACTGCTTGCGCTGGTCAGGGAGCGCCTGCCCCACACCGTGATCAAGAGCTTCACGGTCACCGAGATCGCCCACTTCGCGTCCCTTGCCAAGCTGAGCACCGCCGAGGTGTTGACCCGGCTGCGGACCGCGGGGCTGGACATGCTCACAGGCGGGGGCGCGGAAATCTTCGATCCGGAAATCCGCCAACAGATATGCCCACGGAAAATCGACGCCGACGAATGGCTGCGCATCCACGGCGAGGCGCACGCCATGGGCATCCGAACCAACTGCACCATGCTTTACGGACATCTGGAGTCTCGCGAACACAGGGTGGACCATTTGATCCGGCTGCGCGAGCAGCAGGACGCCTCCGGCGGCTTCACCTGCTTCATCCCCCTGCCCTTCCTGACCGAAAACAGCAAGCTCAAGGTGCCCAGCCCGCTGACCGGGCTGGAACAGCTGCGCACCATCGCGATCAGCCGCCTTATGCTGGACAACATCAGCCACATCAAATCCTACTGGATCATGCTGGGAGTCAAGGTGGCGCAGGCCGCGCTCAAGTTCGGGGCGGACGATTTCGACGGCACCGTGGTGGAGGAAAAAATCGGCCACGAGGCCGGAGCGGACTCGGCCCAGTCCATGAGCGTGCAGGAACTGGAAGGCATGATCCGCGGCTGCGGCATGGAACCGGTCCGGCGCGACGCGCAATTCAACGAAGTATAG
- a CDS encoding TetR/AcrR family transcriptional regulator, translated as MPTKNTTFENIDPEKRQRIMTEATREFADHGFHQASVNRMVNRLGIAKGSLFKYFGNKQGLLEYVFGHAVSMLKAPLKQIRMETQGDELFTRIRRITLAGADFIEAHPHIYRIYLKMLFQENFPMREQFLKKIRATSAKFLHSIVREAMEAGQLRTDVDPDMAVYLLDTTVDRFLQSVAVPFLDGDLNLHGADRTTIETRLDSMLDLLRGGLSGTVSHD; from the coding sequence ATGCCTACCAAAAACACCACTTTCGAGAACATCGACCCGGAAAAACGCCAGCGCATAATGACCGAGGCCACGCGGGAATTCGCGGACCACGGATTCCATCAGGCCAGCGTCAACCGCATGGTGAACCGGCTGGGCATTGCCAAGGGGTCCCTGTTCAAATATTTCGGCAACAAGCAGGGACTGCTCGAATACGTTTTCGGCCATGCGGTGTCCATGCTCAAGGCGCCGCTCAAGCAGATCCGCATGGAAACCCAGGGGGACGAGCTGTTTACCCGGATTCGGCGCATCACCCTTGCCGGGGCCGACTTCATCGAGGCACACCCCCACATCTACCGCATCTACCTGAAAATGCTTTTTCAGGAAAATTTTCCCATGCGCGAACAGTTCCTGAAGAAAATACGCGCAACATCCGCCAAATTCCTGCATTCCATCGTGCGGGAGGCCATGGAAGCCGGGCAACTGCGCACGGACGTGGACCCGGACATGGCCGTATATCTTCTGGACACCACCGTGGACCGTTTTCTCCAGTCGGTTGCCGTGCCTTTTCTGGACGGCGATCTGAACCTCCACGGCGCGGACCGCACAACCATCGAAACCAGACTCGACAGCATGCTGGACCTTTTGCGGGGCGGCTTGTCGGGCACAGTGAGCCATGATTGA
- a CDS encoding 1,4-dihydroxy-6-naphthoate synthase has protein sequence MIDTLSFAHSPCPNDTFIFHALNAGLVPGPCLDMDVRLADIEELNSIAAHELADVVKVSVAAVAGLLDRYVVLTAGGALGRGVGPVLVSGSGCTVPDLDGQPVAIPGFHTTANLLFGLFCKQQGIAPELTELVYDQVMPGVSNGRVRAGVVIHEGRFTFAAHGLQKLMDLGQWWEQYTGLPLPLGCIMVRRSLGMGVARAVDRAIRASLEYAWANPDASREYVREHAQEMQDEVIDRHIRTFVTDYSLDVGAEGEGAIMALLEEACRMDGNSLPDLPIFVPGK, from the coding sequence ATGATCGATACGCTCAGTTTTGCCCATTCTCCCTGTCCCAACGACACGTTCATTTTTCACGCCTTGAATGCGGGGCTGGTTCCCGGTCCGTGCCTTGATATGGACGTGCGTTTGGCGGACATTGAGGAGTTGAACTCCATTGCCGCGCACGAACTGGCCGACGTGGTCAAGGTCTCGGTGGCGGCGGTGGCAGGATTGCTGGACAGGTATGTGGTTCTGACTGCGGGCGGGGCGTTGGGGCGCGGCGTTGGGCCTGTGTTGGTCTCCGGTTCCGGCTGCACCGTGCCGGATCTTGATGGTCAGCCCGTGGCAATCCCGGGTTTCCATACCACGGCGAATCTGCTGTTCGGCCTGTTTTGCAAGCAGCAGGGCATTGCTCCCGAACTCACGGAGTTGGTTTACGATCAGGTCATGCCCGGCGTGAGCAACGGCCGGGTCCGGGCCGGGGTGGTTATTCATGAGGGTCGTTTTACCTTTGCGGCCCACGGCCTGCAAAAGCTTATGGACCTCGGCCAGTGGTGGGAGCAGTATACCGGATTGCCCCTGCCGCTGGGATGCATCATGGTCCGTCGTTCGCTGGGCATGGGCGTGGCGCGCGCAGTAGACCGGGCCATTCGGGCCAGCCTTGAATACGCGTGGGCCAATCCCGATGCCTCGCGAGAGTATGTGCGCGAGCATGCGCAGGAAATGCAGGACGAGGTCATCGACCGCCATATCAGGACCTTTGTGACCGATTACAGCCTTGACGTGGGAGCCGAGGGAGAGGGAGCCATCATGGCACTTCTTGAAGAGGCCTGCCGCATGGACGGCAATTCCTTGCCGGACCTTCCGATTTTCGTTCCCGGCAAATAG
- a CDS encoding FkbM family methyltransferase: protein MQKTFTVSGRSFAAHVEPKLEKFWNLLAANRWEPATFQVFEKHIRPGSTVADVGAWIGPTALFAAHIAGTVHAFEPDHTAFEALEANLALNPELARNIELHRAALTDFDGTVSMTSPGQAGMSESSTLLDHGDTTFEVPAVDAARLFADELNAVEFVKMDIEGGEYETIPAMGDFITDRKPTVLLSLHPHNLGLDMNDEQRNDYVRAKTATILHAFRGYDAAFRVTAREIIPAPDVRRFLHGGGYADPGDCLLLLP, encoded by the coding sequence ATGCAAAAGACATTCACCGTGTCGGGGCGTTCCTTTGCCGCCCATGTGGAACCAAAGCTGGAAAAATTCTGGAACCTGCTGGCCGCAAACCGTTGGGAACCCGCTACTTTTCAAGTCTTTGAAAAACACATCCGGCCTGGATCAACCGTGGCCGACGTGGGGGCATGGATCGGTCCCACCGCGCTTTTTGCCGCCCACATCGCGGGCACGGTGCACGCCTTTGAACCGGACCATACGGCATTCGAGGCACTGGAAGCCAACCTGGCCCTGAATCCGGAACTGGCACGAAACATCGAGCTGCACAGGGCCGCGCTCACCGATTTTGACGGGACCGTTTCCATGACCTCGCCCGGACAGGCCGGAATGAGCGAATCCTCCACCTTGCTGGACCACGGCGATACCACGTTCGAGGTTCCGGCCGTGGATGCGGCCCGGCTCTTCGCCGATGAACTGAACGCTGTGGAATTCGTGAAAATGGACATTGAGGGCGGCGAATACGAAACCATCCCGGCCATGGGCGACTTCATCACCGACCGAAAGCCCACCGTGCTGCTTTCGCTGCATCCGCACAACCTCGGGCTGGATATGAACGACGAACAGCGGAACGACTATGTTCGCGCCAAGACCGCCACGATATTGCACGCGTTCCGAGGATACGACGCCGCGTTCCGGGTCACTGCCCGGGAAATCATCCCGGCACCGGACGTACGGCGATTCCTGCACGGCGGGGGCTATGCGGACCCGGGCGACTGTCTGTTGCTGCTGCCCTGA
- a CDS encoding DMT family transporter: MTLLHGRPAAYAALLLAALFWASSFPALKIAFSIYDPMVVLFFRMLLGCLCLIAFSRNFSNVNYRPGDWKLLLFMSICEPGLYFIFESSALQYTEASQAGMICAMAPLMVAIAARFILKEPFTRRTATGFIMAIAGAALLSLLSEKTDNAPNPVLGNFLEFMAMVCTTGYMITLKFLSDRYNPWFLTMVQAAVGTVFFFPLLFLPTTVPPVVFDPVGIGTIVFLGIVVTVGGYGLYNVGMSRLPAGQASAFINLIPVFTLLLSWLLLGERLSLLQYACCGLVLAGVWHSQGKNKNQS, from the coding sequence ATGACCCTTTTGCACGGCAGGCCAGCCGCATACGCTGCCCTGCTTCTCGCAGCACTTTTCTGGGCCAGCTCGTTTCCTGCGCTCAAGATCGCCTTCAGCATCTACGACCCCATGGTCGTGCTTTTTTTCCGCATGCTGTTGGGATGCCTGTGCCTGATCGCTTTCAGCCGCAATTTCAGCAACGTGAACTACAGGCCCGGCGACTGGAAACTGCTGCTGTTCATGAGCATATGCGAACCCGGCCTCTATTTCATATTCGAGTCTTCGGCCCTGCAGTACACGGAAGCCTCACAGGCTGGCATGATCTGCGCCATGGCCCCGCTCATGGTCGCGATCGCCGCACGATTCATCCTCAAGGAACCGTTCACGCGCCGCACGGCCACCGGGTTCATCATGGCCATTGCCGGGGCTGCACTGCTCTCCCTGTTGTCGGAAAAGACAGACAACGCCCCCAACCCGGTTCTGGGCAACTTTCTGGAATTCATGGCCATGGTCTGCACCACAGGATACATGATCACGCTCAAATTCCTCAGTGACCGCTACAACCCGTGGTTCCTGACAATGGTTCAGGCCGCCGTGGGTACGGTCTTCTTTTTCCCACTGCTGTTCCTGCCGACCACCGTACCTCCGGTGGTCTTCGACCCTGTAGGCATCGGCACCATCGTCTTTCTGGGCATTGTGGTCACTGTCGGCGGCTACGGGCTCTACAACGTGGGCATGAGCCGCCTTCCGGCCGGGCAGGCATCCGCATTCATCAACCTCATTCCGGTTTTCACCCTGCTGCTGAGCTGGTTGCTGCTGGGCGAACGCCTGAGCCTACTGCAATACGCATGCTGCGGATTGGTGCTTGCCGGGGTCTGGCACAGCCAGGGGAAAAACAAAAACCAAAGCTGA